A portion of the Acidobacteriota bacterium genome contains these proteins:
- a CDS encoding glycoside hydrolase, with protein MRIRFVITTLGIGALAVWLAGSSPVRAASQATVTFEPGLFKAMTWRNIGPQRGSRTKAAAGVPSQPHTFYVGVVNGGVWKTNDAGRTWNPIFDDQPTGSIGAIAVAESDPNIIYVGSGEGMPRPDLSTGDGMYKSTDAGRTWTHLGLRDGQQIPQIVVDPKNPNRLFVAVLGHPYGPNTERGIYRSTNGGTSFERVLYKDENTGGIDIAMDPADPNTIYAVMWETRQGPWENGVWTGPGSGLFKSVDGGTTWRPLTQGLPSFADGLGRIGVTVAPSDPRRLYAAVDAGRNGGIFRSDDAGETWTRSNTDSRVVARPADAADVRVHPTNPDIVYVPTIVAWKSVDGGRTFTAWRGAPGGDDYQRMWIHPTMPDVMLMTADQGAIVTLNGGSTWSSWYNQSTAQFYHVNTDNAFPYRVCGGQQESGSACVQSRGDDGQITFREWHPVAVEEYGYVAPDPLDPDIVYGGKVTRYDRRTGQVQNVSPPRDADYRTLRTAPILFSPLDPRTLYFASNTLWKTVNGGRDWTQISGDLTRPTWDVPASVGAYRDRPNARPTQRGVIYTIGPSYVDINTIWVGTDDGLIHVTRTGGKTWVDVTPPDLKAWEKVSIIEASHFDVNTAYAAINTLRLDDLRPRIYRTRDGGKTWTNITKGLPNGATINAVKEDRARRGLLFAASELNVSVSFDDGDSWQSLRLNMPATSIRDLVIKDDDLVVGTHGRGFWILDDITPLRQITPAILQTNAYLFRPPVAWRFRWNKNTDTPLPPDEPAMPNPPDGVTISYFLGPNVQGPVTLEITNVDGTVIRRYSSTDPDEPPVNAPNLPDYWIRPAQKLPATPGLHRFVWDVRYAPPAVSGFSYPIAAILRNTPKTPQGIWPLPGQYQVRLTVGGETFRQPVQVRLDPRVRTPIADLTLQFKLSKAVDDALRKIEAARSGASAERLQALNAAASPLAGLLATLQQADARPTTATEAAVTAALERVAAVLMAK; from the coding sequence ATGCGTATTCGTTTCGTGATCACCACTTTAGGGATTGGCGCACTGGCGGTGTGGCTCGCGGGTTCGTCGCCAGTCCGTGCCGCTTCGCAAGCAACCGTCACCTTCGAACCCGGGCTCTTCAAAGCCATGACCTGGCGCAACATTGGGCCACAGCGCGGCAGCCGAACAAAAGCCGCGGCTGGTGTGCCCTCGCAGCCGCACACGTTTTATGTCGGCGTGGTCAACGGCGGTGTGTGGAAAACCAACGATGCCGGCCGTACCTGGAATCCGATCTTCGACGACCAGCCCACCGGCTCCATCGGCGCCATCGCGGTGGCCGAGTCCGATCCAAACATCATCTATGTCGGCAGCGGCGAAGGCATGCCGCGGCCGGACCTGTCCACCGGCGACGGGATGTACAAGTCCACAGACGCGGGCCGCACGTGGACACACCTGGGCTTGCGGGACGGTCAGCAGATTCCGCAGATCGTGGTGGATCCGAAAAATCCGAACCGGCTGTTTGTGGCCGTGCTGGGTCATCCGTACGGTCCCAACACCGAGCGGGGCATCTATCGTTCGACCAACGGCGGCACATCGTTCGAACGTGTGCTCTACAAGGACGAAAATACCGGCGGCATCGACATCGCCATGGATCCGGCGGACCCGAACACGATCTACGCGGTGATGTGGGAGACACGCCAGGGGCCCTGGGAAAACGGCGTGTGGACCGGGCCCGGCAGCGGGCTGTTCAAGTCTGTGGATGGCGGCACCACCTGGCGGCCGCTCACGCAGGGCCTGCCGTCGTTTGCCGACGGCCTGGGCCGCATCGGCGTGACCGTCGCGCCCAGTGATCCGCGCCGCCTCTACGCGGCCGTTGACGCAGGACGCAACGGCGGCATCTTCAGGTCCGACGATGCGGGTGAGACCTGGACGCGGTCGAACACCGACTCACGCGTTGTGGCGAGGCCAGCGGACGCCGCAGACGTGCGCGTGCACCCGACCAACCCCGACATTGTGTACGTGCCGACGATCGTCGCCTGGAAGTCGGTGGATGGTGGTCGCACGTTCACTGCATGGCGCGGCGCGCCCGGTGGCGATGACTATCAGCGGATGTGGATTCACCCGACCATGCCCGACGTCATGCTGATGACAGCCGACCAGGGCGCCATCGTGACACTCAACGGCGGCAGCACCTGGAGTTCCTGGTACAACCAGTCCACCGCGCAGTTCTACCACGTCAATACGGACAACGCGTTTCCGTATCGCGTGTGCGGCGGCCAGCAGGAGAGCGGTTCCGCCTGCGTGCAGAGCCGCGGCGACGACGGCCAGATCACGTTCCGCGAATGGCATCCGGTGGCGGTGGAGGAATACGGCTACGTGGCGCCCGATCCGCTGGACCCCGACATCGTGTACGGCGGCAAAGTCACGCGGTACGATCGGCGAACCGGGCAGGTGCAGAACGTCAGCCCGCCGCGCGACGCCGACTATCGGACACTCCGCACCGCGCCGATCCTCTTCTCGCCGCTCGACCCACGGACCCTGTATTTCGCGTCCAACACGTTGTGGAAAACCGTCAACGGCGGCCGCGACTGGACACAAATCAGCGGAGACCTGACGCGACCCACCTGGGATGTTCCGGCGAGTGTCGGAGCCTATCGCGATCGGCCGAATGCGCGCCCAACACAGCGCGGCGTCATCTACACCATCGGCCCGTCCTATGTAGACATCAACACGATCTGGGTCGGCACCGACGACGGCTTGATTCATGTGACGCGCACCGGGGGCAAGACCTGGGTTGATGTCACGCCGCCCGACCTGAAGGCGTGGGAGAAAGTATCAATCATCGAAGCGTCACACTTCGATGTGAACACGGCATACGCGGCGATCAATACGCTGCGGCTCGACGACCTGCGGCCCCGGATCTATCGCACGCGCGATGGCGGAAAGACCTGGACCAACATCACGAAGGGGCTGCCCAACGGAGCCACGATCAACGCCGTGAAGGAAGATCGCGCGCGACGAGGCCTGCTGTTCGCGGCCAGCGAACTGAATGTGTCGGTATCGTTTGACGACGGCGACTCCTGGCAGTCGTTGCGGCTGAACATGCCGGCCACCTCCATTCGCGATCTGGTCATCAAAGACGATGACCTGGTGGTGGGCACACATGGCCGTGGGTTCTGGATCCTTGACGACATCACGCCGCTGCGACAGATCACGCCGGCCATCCTGCAAACCAACGCCTATCTCTTCCGGCCTCCCGTGGCGTGGCGGTTCAGGTGGAACAAGAACACCGATACACCACTGCCGCCCGACGAGCCCGCCATGCCGAATCCGCCCGATGGCGTCACCATCAGTTACTTCCTTGGGCCGAATGTGCAGGGACCGGTCACGCTGGAAATCACGAATGTCGATGGCACGGTGATCCGCCGCTACTCGAGCACGGATCCTGACGAGCCACCGGTGAACGCGCCGAACCTGCCCGACTACTGGATTCGGCCGGCGCAGAAACTGCCCGCCACACCTGGGCTGCATCGATTCGTGTGGGATGTCCGCTACGCCCCGCCCGCGGTGTCCGGCTTCAGTTACCCCATCGCGGCAATTCTGCGAAATACGCCGAAGACGCCGCAGGGCATCTGGCCGCTGCCGGGCCAGTACCAGGTGCGGCTCACCGTTGGTGGCGAGACGTTTCGCCAGCCGGTGCAGGTGCGCCTCGACCCGCGCGTGCGCACCCCGATCGCCGACCTGACGCTGCAGTTCAAATTGTCAAAGGCCGTCGACGACGCGCTCCGGAAGATTGAGGCGGCCCGTTCGGGAGCCTCGGCGGAGCGGCTCCAGGCGCTGAACGCGGCCGCTTCGCCGCTCGCGGGCCTGCTCGCTACACTGCAGCAGGCCGACGCGCGGCCGACTACCGCGACGGAAGCGGCGGTCACGGCTGCGTTGGAGCGCGTGGCCGCCGTGTTAATGGCGAAATGA
- a CDS encoding SGNH/GDSL hydrolase family protein — protein sequence MLERSKNILLVVASVLTATLLGEGALRLSGRYLPPDNPLRPTQPQLYEADPHVGYRFRRSHTVTYRSAGSPAPMVIASNSDGFRSTREFDEPDARRRVLVLGDSFVCGWGVQVSDRLTEQLEALEPGWRVDNMGMTGWGIDLMVRALEHLGPKADPDVVVLAVYTDDFRRLHPYFDASGIPFEKFERAGDGVVSVPFPYPGFWGRMRLVQAGYQAWWKVNSNRFDLNRALLNRYLDDVARLGAVPVVAFFPGRSDTPEDKRRRTFLMNWAATRHVLFRDLTAAIHGAGIDNVYLAGDWHWNPAGHRIAAQQLRELIREARDQ from the coding sequence ATGCTCGAGCGAAGCAAAAATATCCTGCTGGTGGTGGCGTCCGTTCTGACGGCGACACTGCTCGGCGAGGGCGCCTTGCGCCTGTCTGGACGCTATTTGCCGCCCGACAATCCACTGCGGCCGACTCAGCCGCAACTCTACGAGGCTGATCCCCATGTCGGGTATCGATTCCGGCGATCACACACCGTGACGTACCGCTCCGCGGGCAGCCCGGCGCCGATGGTGATTGCCTCCAACTCTGACGGCTTTCGCAGCACTCGTGAGTTTGATGAGCCTGACGCCCGCAGGCGCGTCCTGGTGCTTGGCGATTCATTTGTCTGCGGGTGGGGTGTACAGGTCAGCGACCGGCTGACCGAACAGCTCGAAGCGTTGGAGCCCGGCTGGCGGGTGGACAACATGGGCATGACCGGGTGGGGGATCGACCTGATGGTTCGCGCGCTGGAGCACCTCGGCCCGAAGGCCGATCCCGACGTGGTCGTGCTCGCCGTGTATACGGACGACTTTCGGAGGCTCCATCCGTATTTCGACGCTTCCGGCATTCCATTCGAGAAGTTTGAACGTGCCGGAGACGGTGTGGTCAGCGTGCCTTTTCCGTATCCGGGATTCTGGGGCCGGATGCGCCTTGTCCAGGCGGGCTATCAAGCGTGGTGGAAGGTGAACAGCAATCGCTTCGATCTGAATCGGGCATTGCTGAATCGGTACCTCGATGACGTGGCGCGCCTCGGGGCGGTGCCCGTCGTGGCCTTTTTTCCAGGCCGATCAGATACGCCGGAAGACAAGCGCCGACGAACCTTTCTCATGAACTGGGCGGCGACACGCCACGTGCTTTTCCGTGACCTGACCGCAGCGATTCACGGCGCGGGCATCGACAACGTCTATCTGGCTGGCGACTGGCACTGGAACCCAGCCGGCCATCGCATCGCTGCCCAGCAACTCCGCGAGCTCATCCGCGAAGCGCGCGACCAGTAG
- a CDS encoding outer membrane beta-barrel protein, whose translation MRVVLLRFLASVVFLSFASPASAQWYGALYMGANTTRAADVTVKGDGYDLTFPKVSFEAQPFTSPQYYGWRLGRFLNDTRRVGLELEFIHLKVIGNPNQLQPDVQRYQMTHGLNFLVANVVSRIPLGRSAYGEAPFALVSRLGGGITLPHAETTVRGEAREQYEYAGPGAHAAIGLDVRLKGRLSLVTEYKLTYAKPKITTANNGYGQTTTLSHHVAVGFAFGLSR comes from the coding sequence ATGCGTGTGGTTCTGCTTCGCTTTCTTGCGTCGGTTGTTTTCCTGTCTTTCGCATCGCCCGCGTCGGCTCAGTGGTACGGGGCGTTGTATATGGGCGCCAATACGACACGGGCGGCTGATGTCACCGTCAAGGGTGACGGGTACGACCTGACCTTCCCGAAGGTGAGCTTTGAAGCGCAGCCCTTCACGTCGCCGCAGTACTACGGATGGCGGCTGGGCCGCTTCCTGAACGACACGCGGCGCGTGGGCCTGGAACTGGAGTTCATCCACCTGAAGGTCATCGGCAATCCGAACCAACTGCAGCCCGACGTCCAGCGCTACCAGATGACCCACGGCCTCAACTTCCTGGTGGCCAACGTAGTCTCACGCATTCCGCTGGGCCGCTCGGCGTATGGCGAGGCGCCCTTCGCGCTGGTGAGCCGCCTTGGCGGGGGCATCACGCTGCCGCACGCCGAAACCACCGTACGCGGCGAAGCCCGGGAGCAGTACGAATACGCGGGCCCGGGCGCCCACGCGGCGATCGGCCTGGACGTGCGGCTGAAGGGCCGGCTGTCGCTCGTGACCGAATACAAACTCACCTACGCCAAGCCGAAGATCACGACGGCAAACAACGGCTACGGGCAGACGACGACGCTGTCGCACCATGTTGCGGTGGGCTTCGCCTTCGGCTTGTCGCGCTGA
- a CDS encoding aldehyde dehydrogenase family protein, which yields MAEIKALLEKLRIDDVNAGASSGHDQWYRNGDETGRVVSINPSTGEPLGSVSLASAATCDRVVAASAEAFRSWREVPAPKRGELVRDLGNALRDMKEPLGDLVSLEMGKIRGEGHGEVQEMIDICDFAVGLSRQLYGLTMASERPGHRMMEQWHPLGPVGVISAFNFPVAVWAWNAALAAVCGDTVIWKPAEPAPLCGVAVQHIANRVMADHGVSGIFSLVVGQGSLVGERLVRDARVPLISFTGSTAVGRHVAEAVAGRFGRSILELGGNNAIIVAEDADLALATRAIVFGAVGTAGQRCTSTRRILVQKGIADELVNRLVAAYAQVPIGDALAPGTLMGPLVNMPAVDQMFEAIESAKAQGGQVVCGATRRLDLGPFFVEPTIIRMPAQTAIVKQETFAPILYVMEYDQFSDALTMHNDVPQGLSSAIFTESMRRAEEFLSARGSDCGIANVNIGTSGAEIGGAFGGEKETGGGRESGSDAWKAYMRRQTNTVNWSDHLPLAQGITFG from the coding sequence ATGGCTGAGATCAAAGCGCTGCTCGAGAAACTCCGGATCGACGACGTGAATGCGGGCGCAAGTTCCGGCCACGACCAGTGGTATCGCAATGGTGACGAGACTGGGCGCGTGGTCTCCATCAACCCTTCGACGGGGGAGCCACTGGGGAGCGTGTCACTGGCCTCAGCCGCCACGTGCGACCGCGTGGTGGCCGCGTCGGCCGAGGCGTTTCGCAGTTGGCGTGAGGTGCCGGCGCCTAAACGCGGAGAACTCGTCAGGGATCTCGGTAACGCGTTGCGTGACATGAAAGAACCCCTGGGCGATCTGGTCAGCCTCGAGATGGGGAAGATCCGCGGCGAGGGTCACGGTGAAGTGCAGGAGATGATCGACATCTGCGATTTCGCGGTCGGTCTCTCACGGCAACTGTATGGACTCACGATGGCCTCAGAACGTCCGGGGCACCGGATGATGGAGCAGTGGCATCCCCTGGGCCCGGTGGGAGTCATCTCGGCGTTTAATTTCCCGGTCGCGGTGTGGGCCTGGAACGCAGCGCTGGCCGCAGTCTGCGGAGACACCGTGATTTGGAAGCCGGCCGAGCCGGCGCCCCTGTGCGGCGTGGCGGTGCAGCACATCGCGAATCGCGTGATGGCCGACCATGGCGTATCCGGGATTTTTTCGCTCGTCGTCGGCCAGGGCAGTCTCGTGGGTGAGCGCCTGGTGCGCGATGCGCGTGTGCCGCTGATTTCTTTCACCGGCTCAACGGCCGTCGGTCGTCACGTCGCCGAGGCGGTGGCCGGACGATTCGGGCGGAGCATTCTTGAACTGGGCGGCAACAACGCCATCATCGTGGCCGAAGATGCCGACCTGGCCCTCGCCACGCGGGCCATTGTGTTCGGCGCTGTGGGCACTGCGGGACAGCGCTGCACTTCAACGCGCCGCATCCTGGTGCAGAAGGGCATCGCCGACGAGTTGGTCAACCGGTTGGTGGCCGCGTATGCCCAGGTGCCGATTGGTGACGCGCTGGCGCCGGGCACGCTGATGGGGCCGCTCGTCAACATGCCGGCGGTCGATCAGATGTTTGAAGCCATCGAGAGCGCAAAAGCGCAGGGCGGCCAGGTGGTCTGCGGGGCCACGCGGCGTCTTGACCTGGGGCCGTTCTTCGTGGAGCCCACCATCATCCGGATGCCGGCACAAACGGCGATCGTCAAGCAGGAGACGTTCGCGCCCATTCTGTACGTCATGGAGTACGACCAGTTCTCCGACGCGTTGACGATGCACAACGATGTGCCTCAGGGGCTGTCGAGCGCGATCTTCACCGAGAGCATGCGGCGGGCGGAAGAGTTCCTGTCGGCCCGCGGGTCGGACTGCGGGATCGCGAACGTCAACATCGGCACGTCGGGCGCCGAAATCGGCGGCGCCTTTGGCGGCGAAAAGGAAACCGGCGGTGGCCGCGAGTCAGGCTCGGACGCGTGGAAGGCTTACATGCGCCGGCAGACCAACACCGTCAACTGGTCCGACCATCTGCCGCTCGCGCAGGGCATTACATTCGGCTAA
- a CDS encoding DNA-binding protein produces the protein MKPATVQTLALLVAFSALAACSTPQASNATTAAGTQAASTPAPAAPATPGTVTGTVAETMNSGGYTYMRLQTGQKDVWIAANEFPVTKGESVTAPLEMPMENFHSTTLNRDFPLIYFVTQVARAGQPLQGASGAAAAPGLMPMASHGVATASPAPQAAAAVAVQPNAAPAGGLSIADTWAKRDSLSGKTVIVRGTVVKVNNGILGFNWLHLQDGSGKASDGTNDLTVTTDALAKVGDVVTVSGTLAVKKDFGAGYAYEAILEKATIK, from the coding sequence ATGAAGCCTGCCACCGTTCAGACCCTCGCCCTGCTGGTCGCGTTCTCAGCACTCGCCGCATGCTCGACCCCACAGGCCAGCAATGCGACCACCGCCGCCGGCACGCAGGCGGCTTCGACGCCGGCCCCGGCCGCGCCGGCCACCCCCGGCACCGTCACGGGCACCGTGGCCGAGACGATGAACTCGGGCGGCTACACCTACATGCGCCTGCAGACCGGTCAGAAGGATGTATGGATCGCCGCCAATGAATTCCCTGTGACCAAGGGTGAGAGCGTGACCGCGCCGCTCGAAATGCCGATGGAAAACTTCCACAGCACCACGCTGAACCGGGACTTTCCGCTGATCTACTTCGTCACACAAGTGGCGCGGGCCGGACAGCCGCTGCAGGGCGCATCAGGCGCCGCCGCTGCGCCTGGTCTGATGCCGATGGCCAGCCACGGGGTCGCCACCGCGTCTCCGGCGCCTCAGGCTGCGGCCGCGGTCGCGGTTCAGCCCAACGCGGCGCCTGCGGGCGGACTCTCCATTGCCGACACGTGGGCGAAGCGCGATTCGCTGTCGGGCAAGACCGTGATCGTGCGCGGCACGGTCGTCAAGGTCAACAACGGGATTCTCGGGTTCAACTGGCTTCACTTGCAGGACGGGTCCGGCAAGGCCTCGGACGGTACGAACGACCTGACGGTGACGACCGATGCGCTCGCGAAGGTTGGTGACGTGGTCACCGTATCCGGGACGCTGGCCGTCAAGAAGGACTTCGGCGCCGGTTATGCGTACGAAGCCATTCTCGAGAAGGCCACGATCAAGTAG
- a CDS encoding phosphatase PAP2 family protein, with product MPHFAWIVPVVMAASAAAPPPVLQAPPAPPPDRPFARLFQNLGSDFVSLGKVDTIGILGGGGFAAVIASYSDDRVDRWTLDHPAPSVTAIGRVGGDGWTMAGAAVGTWAVGRALERPLLTHVGSDLIRTQVLNGVITRALKVAVNRQRPSDGGHAFPSGHSSASFASAGVLQQHFGWKAGAPAYAVAGFVAWTRVRDRAHWVSDVVFGAALGLASARAVTRGHDSRAWTVTPVAIPGGGGFQFSTRW from the coding sequence GTGCCGCACTTCGCCTGGATCGTTCCCGTTGTCATGGCCGCGAGCGCGGCCGCGCCACCGCCGGTTTTGCAGGCGCCCCCCGCGCCGCCGCCTGACCGTCCGTTCGCACGGCTCTTCCAAAACCTCGGCTCAGACTTCGTCAGTCTCGGCAAGGTCGACACCATCGGCATCCTCGGGGGCGGTGGGTTCGCAGCGGTGATCGCGTCCTACTCGGACGACCGCGTGGACCGCTGGACGCTTGACCACCCAGCGCCATCGGTGACGGCTATCGGTCGCGTCGGTGGCGATGGATGGACGATGGCGGGAGCGGCGGTAGGCACGTGGGCCGTGGGCCGGGCGCTTGAACGACCGCTGCTGACCCACGTGGGCAGCGACCTGATCCGCACGCAGGTGCTGAACGGCGTGATCACACGCGCCCTGAAAGTTGCCGTAAACCGGCAGCGGCCCAGTGACGGCGGCCATGCGTTTCCGTCGGGTCACTCTTCCGCGAGCTTCGCGTCTGCGGGCGTCTTGCAGCAACACTTTGGCTGGAAGGCCGGCGCGCCCGCCTACGCCGTCGCGGGGTTTGTCGCGTGGACGCGCGTGCGGGACCGCGCGCATTGGGTGAGCGACGTCGTGTTCGGCGCAGCGCTTGGCCTGGCATCTGCCCGTGCGGTCACGCGCGGTCATGATTCGCGCGCATGGACAGTCACGCCGGTGGCGATTCCCGGCGGCGGAGGGTTCCAGTTCTCCACACGTTGGTAG
- a CDS encoding oxidoreductase, translating into MKSAIVLGAVVVAVVAIAAQGTWTPLTSGVNVTFRGVSAVNAEVAWASGSRGTVMRTLDAGASWQNVSPQPPLALDFRDVDAIDRMTAYILSIGNGDASRILKTTDGGSTWVTQFTSPDADAFFDAMAFWDKDNGIAFSDSANGQFRIISTGDGGRTWTRLGGLPPALDNEGAFAASGTNVAVWGDRHVWIGTGAAAKARVLHSSDRGKTWTVADTPIPGGTSAGIYSIAFRDALHGIVVGGDYAKEDLALDNVAVTDDGGKTWRLAPGVGGFRSVVTYVPAANGLALLAVGPSGSDWSTDDGRTWTAIPTPARGLHTYSHARSSGVGFAAGGRGQLARFEVR; encoded by the coding sequence ATGAAGTCGGCAATCGTTCTTGGTGCAGTAGTCGTGGCGGTGGTGGCAATAGCGGCGCAGGGGACATGGACGCCGCTGACCAGCGGCGTCAACGTGACGTTTCGGGGAGTCAGCGCCGTCAACGCGGAAGTCGCGTGGGCGAGTGGGTCGCGCGGCACGGTGATGCGCACGCTCGACGCCGGCGCGTCGTGGCAGAACGTGTCGCCACAGCCACCGCTCGCGCTGGATTTTCGTGACGTGGACGCCATCGATCGAATGACCGCCTATATCCTGAGCATCGGCAACGGTGACGCGTCGCGCATCCTCAAGACGACCGACGGTGGCTCCACATGGGTCACGCAGTTCACGAGCCCCGACGCTGATGCCTTCTTTGACGCCATGGCGTTCTGGGACAAGGACAACGGCATCGCCTTCAGCGACTCGGCCAACGGCCAGTTCCGGATCATCAGCACCGGCGACGGGGGCCGCACGTGGACGCGCCTTGGCGGGTTGCCCCCCGCGCTCGACAACGAGGGCGCGTTTGCCGCCAGCGGCACGAACGTCGCTGTCTGGGGCGACCGCCATGTGTGGATCGGCACCGGAGCCGCAGCGAAAGCGCGCGTGCTTCATTCCTCCGATCGCGGCAAGACGTGGACTGTGGCCGACACGCCGATTCCCGGCGGCACGTCGGCGGGTATCTACTCCATCGCGTTTCGCGACGCGCTTCACGGCATCGTGGTCGGCGGCGACTATGCGAAAGAGGACCTCGCCCTCGACAACGTGGCCGTGACCGACGACGGCGGGAAGACGTGGCGGCTGGCTCCGGGCGTGGGAGGTTTCCGTTCGGTAGTGACGTACGTGCCGGCGGCGAACGGTCTTGCACTGCTGGCCGTGGGGCCGTCAGGGTCGGACTGGTCCACCGATGATGGCCGGACGTGGACCGCCATCCCCACACCCGCGCGAGGCCTGCATACCTACAGCCACGCACGCAGCAGCGGTGTGGGATTCGCCGCCGGGGGGCGCGGCCAGCTCGCCCGCTTCGAGGTCCGATAG
- a CDS encoding S9 family peptidase, with protein sequence MKRLIAAVLLAVAVPVVQGQAPSAADFVSAPYPHDLVSARRVDRLAWITYDEGKRNVFTAVAPAFTPVRLTSFMNDDGVDVTNLSVSADGSVAVFVRGHDQNRDGWVANPASNPDGTERAIWAVRTNGAGPAMRLAELPSGAPVISPDGRFVLYVKDGQIYRMRVSTAPRLTPIDKGEQPFIKAWGQNSGPRWSPDGKKIAFVSNRVDHGYIGVYDVATRAVSYLAPDVDRDSSPTWSHDSARIAFIRRPGLAFGQQAHEGSGGVGNPAGPAFARQGGAGGRQGGAGRQGGAPAPGVSVAEAGGTVPGLMRAEFKGGGTLSFWVADVASGQGKEFWRQPANDRVVTNVNGIEWAGEHVVFTSVVPGDDFDRYFSVAVNGSTPKPVLLTTTDGIIEDAASVNLSPDGKTLYYATNAGDIDHRDVWAVPTAGGAPRQVTSGDAIEMYPAPLASGRQVALLYAEATRPQSVAVVPAYGEKARVVYPVLTPRFPTAAHVVPTNVTLTAEDGVKFNNQLFMPADIKPGEKRPAMIFVHGGPQRQMLLGYHYRHVYHMFYGINQWLASKGYIVLSVNYRSGVGYGRAFRQAPNTGGRGNAEYQDVLAAGKYLHARPDVDTSRVAIWGLSYGGVLTGQALARNSDLFAAGIDLAGVHLWGSLLDPEAVSFKSSVIGAIDGWRSPVLLFHGDDDRNVAFTQTGGLVQLLRQRNVDYELVVFPDDVHDSLLHRRWIYTFERMEQFLMKHIGR encoded by the coding sequence ATGAAACGACTGATTGCAGCAGTGTTGCTTGCCGTGGCGGTGCCGGTCGTCCAGGGGCAGGCGCCCTCGGCGGCTGACTTTGTCAGTGCGCCGTATCCCCATGATCTGGTGTCGGCCCGTCGGGTTGATCGACTGGCATGGATCACCTACGACGAAGGCAAACGCAACGTCTTCACTGCCGTCGCGCCTGCTTTCACCCCCGTGCGCCTGACGTCGTTCATGAATGACGATGGCGTGGATGTCACGAATCTGAGTGTGTCGGCTGACGGATCAGTTGCGGTCTTCGTGCGCGGCCACGATCAGAATCGCGACGGGTGGGTGGCCAATCCCGCCAGCAATCCCGACGGCACCGAGCGCGCGATCTGGGCCGTTCGTACGAATGGCGCCGGCCCGGCGATGCGGCTGGCGGAATTGCCGTCGGGTGCCCCGGTGATTTCCCCGGATGGCCGGTTTGTCCTCTATGTGAAGGACGGACAGATCTATCGCATGCGCGTGTCGACGGCGCCGAGGCTGACGCCGATCGACAAAGGCGAGCAGCCGTTCATCAAAGCGTGGGGACAGAACAGCGGGCCGCGATGGTCACCCGACGGGAAGAAGATCGCGTTTGTCAGCAATCGCGTCGACCACGGTTACATCGGTGTTTATGACGTGGCGACCCGCGCGGTGTCGTATCTGGCGCCCGACGTGGATCGCGACAGCAGCCCGACCTGGTCGCACGACAGCGCTCGCATCGCATTCATCCGTCGGCCGGGCCTGGCCTTTGGGCAACAAGCGCACGAGGGGAGCGGCGGCGTGGGCAACCCCGCCGGGCCGGCATTCGCCAGACAAGGCGGCGCGGGTGGCCGTCAGGGCGGAGCAGGTCGGCAGGGAGGCGCGCCCGCCCCTGGCGTGTCGGTGGCTGAGGCCGGAGGAACTGTGCCAGGTCTGATGCGTGCCGAGTTCAAGGGAGGCGGCACGTTGTCGTTCTGGGTGGCGGATGTGGCGTCTGGACAGGGCAAGGAGTTCTGGCGCCAACCCGCCAACGACCGAGTGGTGACGAACGTCAACGGCATCGAGTGGGCCGGGGAACACGTGGTGTTCACCAGTGTCGTGCCGGGCGACGACTTCGATCGGTACTTCTCGGTGGCCGTGAACGGCTCAACGCCCAAGCCGGTGCTGCTGACCACCACAGACGGCATCATCGAGGATGCGGCATCGGTCAATCTGTCGCCCGACGGCAAGACGCTGTACTACGCCACCAATGCGGGTGACATCGATCACCGCGACGTGTGGGCCGTGCCCACGGCCGGTGGCGCGCCGCGGCAGGTGACCTCGGGCGATGCCATTGAGATGTACCCGGCGCCGCTCGCGTCAGGCCGTCAGGTGGCGCTGTTGTACGCCGAGGCCACTCGTCCCCAGTCCGTGGCGGTGGTGCCGGCGTACGGCGAAAAGGCGCGCGTGGTGTATCCGGTGCTCACGCCGCGCTTCCCGACAGCGGCACACGTGGTGCCCACCAACGTCACGCTCACGGCCGAGGACGGCGTGAAGTTCAACAACCAGTTGTTCATGCCGGCAGACATCAAACCTGGTGAGAAGCGGCCGGCGATGATCTTCGTCCATGGTGGCCCGCAGCGCCAGATGTTGCTCGGGTATCACTATCGCCACGTGTACCACATGTTCTATGGCATCAATCAGTGGCTGGCGAGCAAGGGCTACATCGTGCTGTCGGTGAACTATCGCAGCGGGGTGGGGTACGGCCGCGCATTTCGGCAGGCCCCGAATACAGGTGGGCGCGGCAACGCGGAATACCAGGATGTACTGGCGGCCGGCAAATATCTCCACGCGCGGCCCGATGTGGATACCTCACGCGTGGCCATCTGGGGCCTTTCGTACGGCGGCGTGTTGACCGGCCAGGCCCTGGCGCGCAACTCCGACCTGTTCGCCGCCGGCATTGACCTGGCCGGCGTGCATCTCTGGGGCAGCCTGCTCGATCCGGAGGCGGTGTCCTTCAAGTCATCGGTCATCGGTGCGATCGACGGATGGCGATCGCCGGTGCTGTTGTTCCACGGCGATGACGACCGCAACGTCGCGTTCACGCAAACGGGCGGACTGGTGCAACTGCTGCGTCAGCGCAACGTGGACTACGAGCTGGTGGTGTTCCCCGACGACGTGCACGATTCGCTGCTGCACCGGCGCTGGATCTACACCTTCGAACGGATGGAGCAGTTCCTGATGAAACACATTGGGCGCTGA